One genomic window of Gossypium hirsutum isolate 1008001.06 chromosome D11, Gossypium_hirsutum_v2.1, whole genome shotgun sequence includes the following:
- the LOC107945976 gene encoding uncharacterized protein, whose product MIPACFSQPSNLSSTSQVPQNLITCIYHTQLWDSPTFLTLTWSKTHFSHSLTVYSADSFSITISLYPSTFSFFRNRPGSKSVYLTHHHRQRIKLYWDFTRADFAENSAEPESSFYIAISCNGKLEFILGDLMDELAKRCSGLSMARQVLLEPTLLSRREHVFGHKSYVSRANFLGSKHEIGIDCNGGVLKVKVDGQTSLVIKRLAWKFRGNERIYVNGIEVEFFWDVFNWVNSENNNNNNTNGHGVFIFQVGDGGVWPEMVGPEKRLMRKSLSSLAAGGSSSAPMASASLPPSPSCSSVLQWAEESNDGGRSSCSSSTRSCGSNGGFSLLLYAWKKD is encoded by the coding sequence ATGATCCCAGCATGTTTTAGCCAACCTAGCAACTTGTCCAGTACCTCTCAAGTGCCTCAAAATCTCATCACCTGCATTTACCATACTCAGCTATGGGACTCACCTACGTTTCTCACACTTACATGGTCCAAAACCCATTTCTCCCATTCCTTAACAGTCTATTCAGCTGATTCCTTTTCTATTACGATTTCCCTTTATCCTTCCACCTTCTCCTTCTTCCGAAACCGACCAGGCTCCAAATCTGTCTACTTGACTCATCACCATCGTCAAAGAATCAAGCTGTATTGGGATTTCACCAGGGCTGACTTTGCTGAAAACTCAGCTGAGCCCGAGTCTTCCTTCTACATTGCCATTTCATGCAATGGGAAGCTAGAATTCATCCTTGGTGATCTCATGGATGAACTCGCCAAGAGGTGTTCTGGGTTATCTATGGCTCGACAGGTACTCCTTGAACCAACGCTCTTGTCTAGGAGAGAACATGTTTTTGGGCATAAGAGTTATGTTTCGAGGGCTAACTTCTTGGGGTCTAAACATGAGATAGGGATAGATTGTAATGGAGGGGTTCTGAAGGTGAAAGTTGATGGCCAAACAAGCCTTGTCATAAAGCGATTGGCTTGGAAATTTAGAGGGAATGAAAGGATTTATGTTAATGGAATCGAGGTGGAATTTTTTTGGGATGTTTTCAATTGGGTTAATAGTgagaataataacaataataataccaATGGCCATGGTGTGTTTATTTTTCAAGTTGGTGATGGCGGTGTGTGGCCTGAAATGGTTGGACCGGAGAAAAGGTTGATGAGGAAGAGTTTGTCATCGTTGGCAGCCGGGGGGTCGTCTTCGGCGCCGATGGCATCTGCAAGTCTGCCGCCGTCTCCGTCGTGCTCGAGTGTGCTGCAATGGGCGGAGGAGAGCAATGATGGTGGAAGAAGCTCATGTTCTTCTTCTACTAGGTCATGTGGGAGCAATGGAGGATTCTCTTTATTGTTGTATGCTTGGAAGAAGGATTGA